A stretch of Bacteroidales bacterium DNA encodes these proteins:
- a CDS encoding NAD(P)/FAD-dependent oxidoreductase, producing the protein MDTNIVIIGAGVVGLAIAQELSKWFDDVYLIEKNTTFGQETSSRNSEVIHSGIYYPKGSLKATICVEGKKLLYDYCLQKQIAHKKIGKLVVSTNASEDTILYSILQQAQNNNVTDAQLLSLDEIKQLEPHINATTALYFPSTGIVDSFSLMKQLENDAINQGVQVLYKKEITAIRKITNGYELTVNENDEQFSFTASIVINAGGLYADKIAAMVGIHDLSYTIHYWKGEYFSVTNGKHKLLNHLIYPTPNPNNTGLGIHATLDINSRLKLGPNALYLNTKILDYSVNKDHLESFYNAAIKFLPFIELHDLQPDQAGVRPKLQKPGDTFRDFIICNETNKGFKNFINLIGIESPGLTSCLAIAKKVKKLIQ; encoded by the coding sequence TTGGATACCAACATTGTCATAATTGGTGCTGGAGTTGTGGGACTTGCCATTGCACAAGAACTTTCGAAGTGGTTCGACGATGTTTATCTGATTGAAAAAAACACAACCTTTGGTCAAGAGACCTCGAGTCGAAACAGCGAAGTCATTCACTCGGGCATATATTATCCCAAAGGCTCATTAAAAGCGACAATCTGTGTGGAAGGGAAAAAACTCTTATACGACTATTGCCTACAAAAGCAAATCGCACACAAAAAAATCGGTAAATTGGTAGTATCGACCAATGCTTCTGAAGACACCATTTTGTACTCCATACTCCAGCAAGCACAAAACAATAATGTTACAGATGCTCAACTACTATCATTAGACGAAATAAAGCAACTCGAGCCCCATATAAACGCTACGACGGCACTTTACTTCCCATCGACGGGCATTGTCGATTCGTTTAGCTTAATGAAGCAACTCGAAAACGATGCCATCAACCAAGGGGTTCAGGTGCTTTACAAAAAAGAAATTACGGCTATTCGTAAAATCACCAACGGATACGAACTTACCGTTAACGAAAACGACGAGCAGTTTAGTTTTACCGCTTCGATAGTAATCAATGCCGGTGGACTATATGCCGATAAAATAGCTGCCATGGTTGGCATTCACGATCTTTCTTATACAATTCACTATTGGAAGGGCGAATATTTTTCCGTCACAAACGGTAAACATAAGCTCTTAAACCACCTGATATACCCCACCCCAAACCCAAACAATACCGGGCTTGGCATACACGCTACACTCGATATCAACAGCCGGCTGAAATTAGGACCCAACGCCCTATATCTCAACACCAAGATTCTCGATTATAGTGTAAATAAAGACCACCTCGAAAGCTTTTACAATGCGGCCATTAAATTTTTACCTTTTATTGAATTACACGATTTACAACCCGATCAGGCAGGCGTACGCCCTAAATTGCAAAAACCTGGCGATACCTTTAGAGATTTCATCATTTGCAACGAAACTAACAAAGGATTTAAAAACTTTATCAACCTTATCGGTATCGAATCACCAGGATTGACAAGCTGTTTGGCAATAGCCAAAAAAGTTAAAAAGCTTATCCAATAA
- the gmd gene encoding GDP-mannose 4,6-dehydratase, which yields MKKAIITGITGQDGSYLAEILLEKGYEVHGIIRRSSSFNTGRIDHLYNNPEILNNRLFLHYGDLVDTSSLHRILEKVQPDEIYNLAAQSHVKVSFDLPDYTAQVDALGTLRFLDAIRETGINTKFYQASTSELFGKVQEVPQSEKTPFYPRSPYGVAKLYAYWIIVNYREAYNLFACNGILFNHESPRRGETFVTRKITRAAARIALGLQDKLVLGNLNAKRDWGYAKEYCEGMWLILQHHQPDDFVLATGETHTVREFAEKTFAEIGIMIEWQGKEEHEKGIISDLQDKGFELKGIRKGKTVVEVSPSYYRPTEVDLLIGNPEKARRLLGWQHQTTFDELIKMMTIADYEKVLKRGY from the coding sequence ATGAAAAAAGCAATTATAACAGGTATTACAGGACAAGACGGCAGTTACCTTGCCGAAATTCTTCTTGAAAAAGGCTACGAAGTACACGGCATTATACGACGTAGCAGTTCATTTAATACCGGACGAATAGACCATTTATATAATAATCCCGAAATTTTAAATAATCGACTATTCTTACATTATGGCGATTTAGTTGATACTTCGAGCTTGCATCGCATTTTAGAAAAAGTACAACCTGACGAAATATACAATTTAGCTGCTCAAAGCCATGTAAAAGTCTCGTTCGACTTGCCCGATTATACCGCTCAAGTCGATGCTTTAGGAACTCTCCGCTTTCTCGATGCTATTCGCGAAACGGGCATAAACACTAAATTCTATCAAGCTTCTACCAGCGAACTTTTTGGTAAAGTGCAAGAAGTACCTCAAAGCGAAAAAACACCATTCTATCCTCGTTCACCTTATGGAGTGGCAAAACTATACGCTTACTGGATAATTGTCAACTATCGCGAAGCATATAATCTCTTTGCTTGCAATGGCATTCTTTTCAATCACGAAAGCCCACGCCGCGGCGAAACTTTTGTTACAAGGAAAATAACACGCGCAGCCGCTCGTATAGCATTAGGATTGCAAGACAAGCTGGTACTAGGGAATCTCAACGCTAAACGCGACTGGGGATATGCTAAAGAATATTGCGAAGGCATGTGGCTCATTTTACAACATCACCAACCCGACGATTTTGTGCTAGCTACCGGCGAAACACATACCGTACGCGAATTTGCCGAAAAAACATTTGCCGAAATTGGTATTATGATCGAATGGCAAGGGAAAGAAGAACATGAAAAAGGTATTATCAGCGATCTTCAAGATAAAGGTTTTGAACTAAAAGGAATAAGAAAAGGTAAAACAGTTGTAGAAGTTAGCCCATCCTATTATCGCCCAACTGAAGTCGATTTGCTCATTGGTAATCCTGAAAAAGCACGCCGATTATTAGGATGGCAACATCAAACAACATTCGATGAACTGATAAAAATGATGACCATTGCCGATTATGAAAAGGTTTTAAAAAGAGGATATTAA